The genomic DNA ATGTGAGACATGCACCAAAACCAATATGGTCATGGTCTTTGGGGAGATCACAACCAAAGGCAATATCGACTATGAAAAGATCGTTCGGGACACATGCCGTTCGATCGGCTTTGTGTCGGATGATGTTGGCCTGGATGCGGATCACTGCAAAGTGCTAGTTAACATTGAGCAACAATCACCTGACATTGCCCAAGGTGTTCATGGGCACTTCACCAAGCGCCCTGAGGAGATCGGAGCTGGCGATCAGGGTCACATGTTTGGTTATGCAACAGATGAAACCCCTGAGTTGATGCCCCTCAGCCATGTTCTCGCCACCAAGCTCGGTGCACGCCTCACCGAAGTCCGCAAGAATGGCACCTGCCCTTGGCTAAGGCCTGATGGGAAAACCCAAGTTACAGTCGAGTATCAAAATGACAATGGCGCCATGGTTCCCCTTCGGGTCCACACCGTGCTGATCTCCACCCAGCACGATGAGACTGTAACTAATGATGAGATTGCTGCAGACCTCAAGGAGCACGTCATCAAGCCAGTCATCCCTGAGAAATACCTTGACGAGAAGACCATTTTCCATCTCAACCCATCAGGACGCTTTGTCATCGGTGGCCCTCATGGTGATGCTGGTCTGACTGGCCGCAAGATCATCATCGACACTTATGGTGGTTGGGGAGCTCATGGTGGTGGTGCCTTTTCAGGCAAGGACCCTACCAAGGTCGATCGCAGTGGTGCATATATCGTTAGGCAAGCGGCCAAGAGCATTGTGGCAAATGGCCTCGCACGCCGTTGCATTGTACAAGTCTCCTACGCAATTGGTGTCCCTGAGCCCCTATCAGTGTTTGTAGACACCTACGGCACTGGCAAGATCCCCGACAAGGAGATTCtgaagattgtgaaggagagctTTGATTTCAGGCCTGGAATGATGACCATCAATCTGGACTTGAAGAGGGGTGGCAACAGATTCCTCAAGACCGCAGCCTACGGTCACTTTGGAAGGGACGACCCCGACTTCACCTGGGAGGTGATCAAGCCCCTCAAATGGGAGAAGCCGGCTGCCTAAACATCTACCAGTCAATGCACCACCTTCTATCTCCTAGAGTTCACTGATGATTACATCAGTGAATCATTGTCTGCTTTAGTTTTCCGTTTCCTTAACATGGTCGTATGATCTACCATCCATCCGCTATTATGATTATCATTTTTTTGTTTCTGTTGCCTGCATTAAAATGTTCTTACCTGTTCGTGCTTGCTGAAACTTTAAAAGTGTAAGGGGTCCGGGTTACAGTTCTACTATAAATGGTTGAAGGAACAGATCCTTGGAGTTAACCATGGAATTTGATCTTGTACTTTGTGAAGGTTTAGCAAAATGGCTATTGTATCTTGCATTTTTTACCCCTTGTTTCCATTGTTCGTACTTTCCTTTCCACAGGCCACAGCTATGCAACTTGGCTTTACCTCCTTTTCCTTTCAAGAATTAAAGGAATAGTCCACGCATAGATGTTCATGTTCTCAATCCCAAAGGCAATGTTTGCCTTTAAGCTTAGGGAACATATCACACTCTGCTGCTCCCTTCTAAGATTCCCCTAGTGCATTAATTTTTGCCATGTACTTATGTTATTTTTTTCCCCCTAGTCGAATGGCGTCCATATAATTTTTCAAGTGCATATGGTTTGATTCTCAGTTGAGATGTTCTTCGTCCGGATTTagaatataaataaaagaattagaattttaataGAAATGAATATTCTAAAGGTTATTTCTAAATATGCATAACTTTGAATTTATTGAGCAGACAAATTGAAGGCCCATCTTCCAAATTAATCCAGCGAACTTtagatattattaaaaaaattataaaaataaaagtcataaatgggcacatagcataAGATGAAGACAAAATGTGTGGGGGCAGACCAAAACCACTATTGACACTGTGTATGTCCACTTGAAACTTGATAATGAGAAAGATGACAATAGAATGGTGCACTTAACATCAGGACCAGCTAAGTATTTATTGTATTTGTAGGGTCTTATGGTAGCTAGAGTTAATCAGTCAACCTCTCAAGAAGGGAATGACTGAGTATTTAGAGTGGCTCAATAATGCAAGCTCTATAGAAAGAGCAACTAGGGCTAGAAGCCAAGAACAAGACATGTGCTCCATctatatctataaacatgaatgcCTCATGCATGTGATTTCGTATGTTTAGGGTTTGAAATATCGATATCTCGACTGAAAGACATGGGCATTTGAGTGGCAAATGCAATCAATTTCTTGGCCCAGTAAATTGAAAGATGCACACAAAACAATCACACTATACTGAGAGGGCGGAGGGGATGAATAGACTAAACCGGCAATTTCCATCCCCCAATGGCGTTCTTTATGTACATAGTAATCCTCCGTTCTTTATGTACATAGTAATCCTCCGTCAGAATACCTTATCTCTATGTTCCTCGTAAATTCTACATCGGTACGGTTGTGTGGTCGAAAGAATAACTTGAAACGGTAAAAAACAGGACTAACAATTTCAAATGTGCAGTTGTGCTTGTTCTTGTTCGGTTTTATCTACCCCCACTTATCAGCTGCAAAGATCCATCCTTCAGCAACCGAGAGCTGAGGTTACTGAACCGCTCCCTCGAGTACTGCCTCGACGCCTTCCTCCAATCGGTACCTGCTTTCATCATTGCTGCAAATTCCTCGTAACTTATTCTTCCATCCTGTGATGAAAGACGCCCATTGTCAGCGTATGTTGTTATAATTGCAAATGCAGCCATATTTTCGTAAACTATTGATGTCCGCAGACAAAAGTATAAAGCAGATGAATGGTTCATGGACAGAAGACTTAAATTTCTGACCTTATCTGTGTCGACATCATGGATGATTGCATTAATAACTTCTTCTTGGTTTGGACCCAAGTCGTCAGCTAAGGAATCACTGAGTTCTTCAATTTCTATGTATCCACTCTTGTTCAGATCGAAGTATGAGAAGGCTCTGTGCAGGTGTTCATCGTTTCCAATCTTGCGCAAGTGGATTGATACAGCAAcaaattctccgtattctaagGTACCGCTTCCATTGACATCAGCCTGTCATCAACAAGATCGAATAAGAGACAGGTTTTAAGTATGGCATCATGATATTTTCCACGAAGACGATCCTGCTCAATAAGATGTTCGGTTAAGCACTCACTGCTTCCATTAATATCTGGATGTCCGAATCTGAAATCTGGTGACCAAGCTTATGCAAACCGAGTTTCAGCTCCTCAAAGGATAGTTTCCCATCTTGATTAATGTCCATCTTGTCAAACATTTCCTTTATGTCTGCAACTTCCTCGACAGAGAGGTATTCAGCCACAACCTGTAAGAAAGAGCAGAGCAGACTTATCATGCAATATAATTCACTAATCAACAAATAGAT from Zingiber officinale cultivar Zhangliang chromosome 4A, Zo_v1.1, whole genome shotgun sequence includes the following:
- the LOC121972020 gene encoding S-adenosylmethionine synthase, with product MAQIDTFLFTSESVNEGHPDKLCDQISDAILDACLAQDPDSKVACETCTKTNMVMVFGEITTKGNIDYEKIVRDTCRSIGFVSDDVGLDADHCKVLVNIEQQSPDIAQGVHGHFTKRPEEIGAGDQGHMFGYATDETPELMPLSHVLATKLGARLTEVRKNGTCPWLRPDGKTQVTVEYQNDNGAMVPLRVHTVLISTQHDETVTNDEIAADLKEHVIKPVIPEKYLDEKTIFHLNPSGRFVIGGPHGDAGLTGRKIIIDTYGGWGAHGGGAFSGKDPTKVDRSGAYIVRQAAKSIVANGLARRCIVQVSYAIGVPEPLSVFVDTYGTGKIPDKEILKIVKESFDFRPGMMTINLDLKRGGNRFLKTAAYGHFGRDDPDFTWEVIKPLKWEKPAA